A genome region from Bacteroidales bacterium includes the following:
- a CDS encoding RDD family protein, producing MQKLNVETGQNVVIRKDLANVGERIAAQLIDYVIMVTYYLILLLISNLFSNYSNQNVFVIIFLIPVFFYALLSEIFMQGQSLGKKALKIKVVKVSGAQPTIGNYIIRWLFKVIEGNFAILFGSPAIITIAANGKGQRLGDLVAKTSVVSLKRKDSLEDTVFVELPEKYKLIYPEVEKLELSDIKTIKDVTKHYKKNITNAAAVSMLKDTVFAVKRKTGIVSAEVPLIFLQNILSDYNYLHKPGK from the coding sequence ATGCAAAAATTGAATGTTGAAACAGGACAAAATGTAGTTATAAGAAAAGATTTGGCAAATGTTGGCGAACGCATTGCTGCACAGCTCATTGATTATGTAATTATGGTCACATACTATTTAATTCTTTTGTTAATTTCAAATTTATTTTCAAATTACTCTAATCAAAATGTTTTTGTAATAATATTTCTTATTCCGGTTTTCTTTTACGCTCTTTTATCCGAAATATTTATGCAGGGACAAAGTTTGGGAAAAAAGGCGTTAAAAATAAAAGTTGTAAAAGTGTCGGGAGCTCAACCTACAATAGGAAATTATATTATCAGATGGCTGTTTAAAGTTATTGAGGGTAATTTTGCAATTCTTTTCGGTTCACCGGCAATAATAACAATTGCTGCAAACGGCAAAGGTCAAAGATTAGGAGATTTGGTTGCTAAAACATCGGTTGTAAGCCTAAAGCGAAAAGATTCTTTGGAAGATACTGTTTTTGTTGAACTCCCGGAAAAATATAAACTGATTTACCCTGAAGTCGAAAAGCTTGAGCTTTCAGACATTAAGACAATTAAAGATGTTACCAAACATTATAAGAAAAACATAACAAATGCTGCTGCTGTTTCTATGCTTAAAGATACTGTATTTGCTGTTAAACGAAAAACAGGTATTGTTTCTGCGGAAGTTCCGTTAATATTTTTGCAAAATATACTTTCCGATTATAACTATTTACATAAACCCGGAAAATAA